In a genomic window of Streptococcus mitis NCTC 12261:
- the tadA gene encoding tRNA adenosine(34) deaminase TadA — MNYTVEEKEVFMREALREAEIALEHDEIPIGCVIVKDGEIIGRGHNAREELQRAVMHAEIMAIENANLSEESWRLLDCTLFVTIEPCVMCSGAIGLARIPNVVYGAKNQKFGAAGSLYDILTDERLNHRVEVETGILEDECAAIMQDFFRNRRKK, encoded by the coding sequence ATGAATTATACAGTTGAAGAAAAAGAAGTCTTTATGAGGGAAGCTTTGAGAGAGGCTGAGATTGCTCTTGAACACGATGAAATTCCAATTGGTTGTGTGATTGTCAAGGACGGAGAAATCATTGGCCGTGGGCATAATGCCCGTGAGGAGTTGCAACGAGCGGTTATGCATGCGGAGATTATGGCTATAGAGAATGCGAATCTGAGTGAGGAGAGCTGGCGCTTGCTTGATTGCACGCTTTTTGTGACCATTGAGCCGTGTGTCATGTGTAGTGGGGCGATTGGCCTCGCCCGTATTCCAAACGTGGTCTATGGGGCTAAAAACCAGAAATTTGGCGCTGCTGGGAGTTTGTACGATATCTTGACAGATGAGCGTCTCAATCATCGTGTGGAGGTTGAAACGGGAATTTTGGAAGATGAATGCGCAGCTATTATGCAGGACTTTTTTAGAAATAGACGGAAAAAATAA
- a CDS encoding beta-class carbonic anhydrase: MSYFEQFMQANQAYVALHGQLNLPLKPKTRVAIVTCMDSRLHVAQALGLALGDAHILRNAGGRVTEDMIRSLVISQQQMGTREIVVLHHTDCGAQTFENGSFQEYLKEELGVDVSDQDFLPFQDIEESVREDMQLLIESPLIPDDVIISGAIYDVDTGSMTVVEL, translated from the coding sequence GTGTCGTATTTTGAACAGTTTATGCAAGCCAATCAGGCTTATGTTGCCCTACATGGGCAGTTAAATCTGCCACTTAAACCCAAAACTAGAGTAGCCATTGTGACCTGTATGGACTCTCGTTTGCACGTTGCGCAAGCTCTAGGTTTGGCACTTGGGGATGCTCATATCTTGCGGAATGCAGGTGGTCGAGTGACAGAAGACATGATTCGTTCTCTGGTGATTTCCCAGCAACAAATGGGGACAAGAGAGATTGTGGTATTGCACCATACAGACTGTGGTGCTCAGACCTTTGAAAATGGCTCTTTTCAGGAGTATTTGAAGGAAGAATTGGGTGTCGATGTGTCAGACCAGGACTTCTTGCCCTTTCAAGATATAGAGGAGAGTGTACGTGAGGACATGCAACTCCTTATCGAGTCTCCCCTAATACCAGATGATGTCATTATCTCTGGTGCTATTTACGATGTGGATACAGGAAGTATGACAGTCGTAGAATTATAA
- a CDS encoding ribose-phosphate diphosphokinase, which translates to MSFSDLKLFALSSNQELAKRVAQEIGIELGKSSVRQFSDGEIQVNIEESIRGKHVFILQSTSSPVNDNLLEILIMVDALKRASAESVNVVMPYYGYARQDRKARAREPITSKLVANMLEVAGVDRLLTIDLHAAQIQGFFDIPVDHLMGAPLIADYFERRGMVGSDYVVVSPDHGGVTRARKLAEFLKTSIAIIDKRRSVDKMNTSEVMNIIGKVEGKTCILIDDMIDTAGTICHAADALAEAGAVEVYASCTHPVLSGPAMDNIQNSAIKKLVVLDTIYLPEERLIDKIEQISIAHLLGDAIVRIHEKRPLSPLFSIEKKI; encoded by the coding sequence ATGTCTTTTTCTGATTTAAAGCTGTTTGCCCTTTCTTCTAATCAAGAATTGGCAAAACGTGTAGCGCAGGAGATTGGGATAGAGTTGGGGAAATCAAGTGTCCGCCAATTTTCAGATGGAGAGATTCAGGTCAACATCGAAGAATCAATCCGTGGGAAACACGTCTTTATCCTACAATCAACTAGTTCGCCTGTAAATGACAATCTGCTTGAAATTTTGATTATGGTAGATGCTTTGAAGCGTGCGAGTGCAGAATCTGTCAATGTTGTCATGCCTTACTATGGATATGCACGTCAGGATAGAAAGGCGAGAGCGCGTGAGCCAATCACTTCAAAACTTGTTGCAAATATGCTTGAAGTAGCTGGAGTGGATCGTTTATTGACCATCGACTTGCATGCTGCGCAGATTCAAGGATTCTTTGATATTCCTGTGGATCATTTGATGGGAGCTCCTCTGATTGCGGATTATTTTGAGCGTCGTGGTATGGTTGGTTCTGACTATGTGGTTGTCAGCCCAGACCATGGAGGTGTGACTCGTGCCCGTAAGTTGGCAGAATTTTTGAAAACATCTATTGCTATTATTGACAAACGTCGTAGCGTTGATAAGATGAATACCAGTGAAGTCATGAACATCATCGGTAAGGTAGAAGGCAAGACTTGTATCTTGATTGATGATATGATTGATACTGCTGGAACGATTTGTCATGCGGCAGATGCCCTTGCAGAAGCTGGTGCTGTTGAAGTCTATGCGAGCTGTACGCACCCAGTTCTATCTGGTCCAGCTATGGACAATATCCAAAATTCAGCTATTAAGAAATTGGTTGTTTTGGATACCATCTATCTGCCAGAAGAGCGTTTGATCGATAAGATTGAGCAAATTTCAATCGCTCATCTCCTAGGTGATGCTATTGTACGTATCCATGAAAAACGCCCACTTTCTCCACTTTTCAGTATTGAGAAAAAGATTTAA
- a CDS encoding PrsW family intramembrane metalloprotease translates to MKKNSILFIFILLLCIGLQYETIYYTDGSMSGAEYGLMGVSIFLALFYMIPVLYFLFRIGKKWELPKNALILSLLGGMFLSGWLSSFANTYIHDLLEFLFPDSAFLNAFESAIVAPLVEEPLKLLPLVFVLALIPVRKLKSLFLLGIASGLGFQMIEDIGYIRTDLPEGFDFTISRILERIISGIASHWTFSGLAVVGVYLLYRAYKGQKVGKKEGLIFLGLALGTHFLFNSPFVELETELPLAIPVVTAITLYGFYQAYRFVEKHNELMN, encoded by the coding sequence ATGAAGAAAAACAGTATTTTATTTATTTTTATCTTATTGCTATGTATTGGTTTGCAGTATGAAACTATCTACTATACGGATGGTTCGATGTCAGGTGCGGAATATGGACTAATGGGAGTTTCTATCTTTCTAGCTCTCTTTTACATGATTCCGGTTCTTTATTTCCTTTTCCGTATTGGGAAAAAATGGGAATTGCCAAAGAACGCTTTGATTCTGTCTTTATTGGGTGGGATGTTCCTTTCAGGCTGGTTGTCTAGCTTTGCTAATACCTATATCCATGATTTATTGGAGTTTCTTTTCCCAGATAGTGCATTTTTAAATGCCTTTGAAAGTGCTATTGTGGCTCCTTTGGTAGAAGAACCGCTTAAATTATTGCCACTTGTCTTTGTTTTGGCTTTGATTCCTGTACGAAAATTAAAATCTTTGTTTTTACTTGGAATTGCTTCTGGTTTGGGATTTCAAATGATTGAGGATATTGGCTATATTCGTACGGATTTGCCAGAGGGCTTTGACTTTACTATTTCGAGAATTTTAGAGCGTATCATCTCAGGAATTGCCTCTCACTGGACTTTTTCAGGTCTGGCTGTAGTAGGTGTTTACTTGCTTTACAGAGCTTATAAAGGGCAGAAGGTTGGCAAGAAAGAGGGGCTTATTTTCCTAGGTTTAGCCTTGGGAACTCATTTCTTGTTTAATTCTCCTTTTGTTGAATTGGAGACAGAGTTGCCTTTAGCGATTCCAGTGGTTACGGCTATTACTCTCTATGGTTTTTATCAGGCTTATCGTTTTGTTGAGAAGCACAATGAGTTGATGAACTAG
- a CDS encoding adenylosuccinate synthase produces the protein MTSVVVVGTQWGDEGKGKITDFLSANAEVIARYQGGDNAGHTIVIDGKKFKLHLIPSGIFFPEKISVIGNGMVVNPKSLVKELSYLHEEGVTTDNLRISDRAHVILPYHIELDRLQEEAKGDNKIGTTIKGIGPAYMDKAARVGIRIADLLDKDIFRERLERNLAEKNRLFEKLYDSKAIAFDDIFEEYYEYGQQIKKYVTDTSVILNDALDNGKRVLFEGAQGVMLDIDQGTYPFVTSSNPVAGGVTIGSGVGPSKIDKVVGLCKAYTSRVGDGPFPTELFDEVGERIREVGHEYGTTTGRPRRVGWFDSVVMRHSRRVSGITNLSLNSIDVLSGLDTVKICVAYDLDGQRIDYYPASLEQLKRCKPIYEELPGWSEDITGVRNLEDLPENARNYVRRVSELVGVRISTFSVGPGREQTNILESVWS, from the coding sequence ATGACTTCAGTTGTTGTTGTAGGTACCCAATGGGGTGATGAAGGTAAAGGGAAGATTACAGACTTCCTTTCAGCGAATGCAGAAGTGATTGCGCGTTACCAAGGTGGTGATAATGCAGGTCACACGATTGTGATTGATGGCAAGAAGTTTAAATTGCACTTGATTCCATCTGGGATTTTCTTCCCTGAAAAAATCTCTGTTATTGGGAATGGTATGGTTGTAAATCCTAAATCTCTTGTAAAAGAGTTGAGCTATCTTCATGAGGAAGGTGTTACAACTGATAACTTGCGTATTTCTGATCGCGCGCATGTCATTTTGCCTTATCATATCGAGTTAGATCGTTTGCAAGAAGAAGCTAAGGGCGACAATAAGATTGGTACTACAATCAAGGGAATCGGTCCAGCTTATATGGACAAAGCTGCTCGTGTGGGAATTCGTATCGCGGATCTTTTGGATAAAGACATTTTCCGTGAGCGTTTAGAACGTAACCTTGCTGAAAAGAATCGTCTTTTTGAAAAATTGTATGACAGTAAAGCAATTGCTTTCGATGATATTTTTGAAGAATATTACGAATATGGTCAACAAATTAAGAAATATGTGACAGATACATCTGTTATTTTGAATGATGCGCTTGATAACGGTAAACGTGTGCTTTTTGAAGGTGCACAAGGTGTTATGCTAGATATAGACCAAGGTACGTATCCATTTGTTACGTCATCAAACCCTGTGGCTGGTGGTGTTACGATTGGTTCTGGTGTTGGTCCAAGTAAGATTGACAAGGTTGTAGGTTTATGTAAAGCCTATACGAGTCGAGTAGGAGACGGTCCTTTCCCAACTGAATTGTTTGATGAAGTGGGAGAACGTATCCGTGAAGTTGGTCATGAATATGGTACAACAACTGGTCGTCCACGTCGTGTGGGTTGGTTTGACTCAGTTGTGATGCGTCATAGTCGTCGTGTTTCTGGTATTACTAATCTTTCATTGAACTCTATCGATGTTTTGAGTGGTTTAGATACAGTGAAAATCTGTGTGGCCTATGATCTTGATGGTCAACGTATTGACTACTATCCAGCTAGTCTTGAGCAATTGAAACGTTGCAAGCCTATCTATGAAGAGTTGCCAGGTTGGTCAGAAGATATTACTGGAGTTCGTAATTTGGAAGATCTTCCTGAGAATGCGCGTAACTATGTTCGTCGTGTGAGTGAATTGGTTGGCGTTCGTATTTCTACTTTCTCAGTAGGTCCTGGTCGTGAACAAACAAATATTTTAGAAAGTGTTTGGTCCTAA
- a CDS encoding histidine phosphatase family protein has product MAFELVDLDRPGTRMKIIFVRHGEPDYRELEERSYTGFGIDLAPLSEKGRQQAQKLSTNPLLPSAEIIVSSAVTRALETASYVACVTGLPLRVEPLLHEWQVYESGTDNFEKARAIFLENNGELLPNSPIQYETAAKMKSRFLECMAKYRDYQTVIVVTHNMLMRQFVPNEKIDFCQVIECELEI; this is encoded by the coding sequence ATGGCGTTCGAACTGGTGGATTTGGATCGACCGGGCACTAGAATGAAGATTATCTTTGTACGTCACGGGGAGCCAGATTATCGTGAGTTAGAGGAGCGTTCTTATACGGGATTTGGGATAGATTTGGCCCCCTTGTCTGAGAAGGGACGGCAGCAAGCCCAGAAACTGAGCACCAATCCTTTACTCCCTTCAGCTGAAATAATCGTATCTTCTGCAGTCACAAGAGCTTTAGAAACGGCTTCTTATGTGGCTTGTGTTACTGGACTTCCTTTGAGAGTGGAACCATTATTGCATGAATGGCAGGTCTATGAAAGTGGCACAGATAATTTTGAAAAAGCTCGTGCTATATTTCTAGAAAATAATGGGGAGTTACTTCCTAATAGTCCTATTCAATATGAGACAGCTGCGAAGATGAAGTCTCGTTTTCTAGAATGCATGGCTAAGTATCGAGATTACCAGACCGTGATAGTGGTAACTCACAACATGCTCATGCGTCAGTTTGTGCCAAATGAGAAGATTGATTTTTGCCAAGTGATTGAGTGTGAGTTAGAGATATAG
- the radA gene encoding DNA repair protein RadA yields the protein MAKKKATFVCQNCGYNSPKYLGRCPNCGSWSSFVEEVEVAEVKNARVSLTGEKTKPMKLAEVTSINVNRTKTEMEEFNRVLGGGVVPGSLVLIGGDPGIGKSTLLLQVSTQLSQVGTVLYVSGEESAQQIKLRAERLGDIDSEFYLYAETNMQSVRTEVERIQPDFLIIDSIQTIMSPEISGVQGSVSQVREVTAELMQLAKTNNIAIFIVGHVTKEGTLAGPRMLEHMVDTVLYFEGERHHTFRILRAVKNRFGSTNEIGIFEMQSGGLVEVLNPSQVFLEERLDGATGSSIVVTMEGTRPILAEVQALVTPTMFGNAKRTTTGLDFNRASLIMAVLEKRAGLLLQNQDAYLKSAGGVKLDEPAIDLAVAVAIASSYKDKPTNPQECFVGELGLTGEIRRVNRIEQRINEAAKLGFTKIYVPKNSLTGITPPKEIQVIGVTTIQEVLKKVFA from the coding sequence ATCGCAAAGAAAAAAGCGACATTTGTATGTCAAAATTGTGGGTATAATTCACCTAAATATCTGGGGCGTTGCCCCAACTGTGGGTCTTGGTCTTCTTTTGTAGAAGAGGTTGAGGTTGCCGAGGTCAAGAATGCGCGTGTGTCCTTGACAGGTGAGAAAACCAAGCCCATGAAACTGGCTGAGGTGACTTCCATCAATGTCAATCGAACCAAGACGGAGATGGAGGAATTCAACCGTGTACTTGGAGGCGGAGTGGTACCGGGAAGTCTCGTCCTCATAGGTGGGGATCCTGGGATTGGGAAATCAACCCTTCTCCTACAAGTCTCAACTCAGCTGTCTCAAGTTGGGACTGTTCTCTACGTCAGTGGGGAGGAGTCTGCCCAGCAGATTAAGCTACGAGCAGAGCGCTTGGGTGATATTGATAGTGAGTTTTATCTTTATGCAGAGACCAATATGCAGAGTGTTCGAACTGAGGTGGAGCGCATCCAGCCAGACTTCCTCATCATCGACTCCATTCAGACTATTATGTCTCCTGAGATTTCAGGGGTGCAGGGGTCTGTTTCTCAAGTGCGTGAGGTGACAGCGGAACTTATGCAGCTGGCCAAAACAAATAACATTGCCATCTTTATCGTAGGACATGTGACCAAGGAGGGCACTCTAGCTGGTCCTCGTATGTTGGAGCATATGGTGGATACGGTGCTTTACTTTGAAGGGGAGCGTCACCATACCTTTCGTATTTTGAGAGCGGTCAAAAACCGGTTTGGCTCCACTAATGAGATTGGGATTTTTGAGATGCAGTCGGGTGGCTTGGTTGAAGTCCTCAATCCGAGTCAAGTTTTCCTAGAGGAGCGTTTGGATGGGGCGACTGGTTCGTCAATCGTTGTGACTATGGAAGGGACGCGTCCGATTTTGGCGGAGGTTCAGGCTTTGGTAACACCGACCATGTTTGGAAATGCCAAGCGTACGACGACAGGACTTGATTTTAATCGTGCGAGTTTGATTATGGCTGTTTTGGAAAAGCGTGCAGGTCTTCTCTTGCAAAATCAGGATGCCTATCTCAAATCTGCTGGCGGTGTTAAATTGGATGAACCTGCGATAGACTTAGCTGTTGCGGTTGCTATTGCTTCGAGTTATAAAGACAAGCCAACTAATCCTCAGGAATGTTTTGTAGGAGAACTTGGTTTGACGGGAGAGATTCGGCGCGTGAATCGTATCGAACAACGCATCAATGAAGCTGCTAAACTGGGATTTACTAAGATTTATGTACCTAAGAATTCTTTGACAGGAATCACTCCGCCTAAGGAAATTCAGGTCATTGGAGTAACAACGATTCAGGAAGTTTTGAAAAAGGTCTTTGCATAA
- a CDS encoding N-acetylmuramoyl-L-alanine amidase family protein — MKKVLLTSAVALAAFGAVQAVSADSQAQYSNGVVPEANQYKPATPVTNPYAVRNRIGKDGKVLPDVFGNGTHVRVHVKDIQGNPVAGAKVAALVYATVEDFDNYKKPALIEAVTDAAGDVEFPLANGGYVVYRIDEAPKGYFVPAKLTVGTLLDAEEVVREGSDMFVTGELVIEKTDTYNVAKEEWVQEETGWKYYASNKAVTGWKQVDGKWFFFNAEGVMQKWWVKDGNTWYYLNGNGEMQTGWLQDGGKWYYLETSGAMKASQWFEVGGKWYYVDGSGALAVNTTVGGYTVNGNGEWVK, encoded by the coding sequence ATGAAAAAAGTTTTATTGACAAGCGCAGTCGCTCTTGCAGCATTTGGTGCTGTACAAGCAGTTTCAGCTGATTCACAAGCACAATACAGTAATGGTGTAGTACCAGAGGCTAACCAATATAAACCAGCAACTCCAGTTACAAACCCATACGCTGTAAGAAATCGTATCGGTAAAGATGGTAAAGTTTTACCAGATGTATTTGGAAATGGTACTCATGTTCGTGTACATGTTAAAGATATCCAAGGGAACCCTGTAGCAGGTGCTAAAGTAGCTGCTTTGGTATACGCAACAGTAGAAGACTTTGACAACTACAAAAAACCAGCTTTGATTGAAGCAGTTACTGATGCAGCAGGTGATGTTGAGTTTCCTCTTGCAAACGGTGGTTATGTAGTTTACCGTATTGATGAAGCTCCAAAAGGTTACTTTGTTCCTGCTAAACTTACAGTAGGTACTCTACTTGATGCAGAAGAAGTTGTACGTGAAGGTTCAGACATGTTCGTTACTGGTGAATTAGTAATTGAAAAAACTGATACTTACAATGTAGCTAAAGAAGAATGGGTACAAGAAGAAACTGGTTGGAAATACTATGCATCTAACAAAGCTGTAACTGGTTGGAAACAAGTTGACGGTAAATGGTTCTTCTTTAACGCTGAAGGCGTAATGCAAAAATGGTGGGTTAAAGATGGAAACACTTGGTACTACCTAAACGGAAACGGTGAAATGCAAACTGGTTGGTTGCAAGACGGTGGTAAATGGTACTACCTTGAAACATCAGGTGCTATGAAAGCTAGCCAATGGTTTGAAGTTGGTGGTAAATGGTACTACGTTGACGGTTCAGGTGCCCTTGCAGTTAACACTACTGTGGGTGGATACACTGTTAACGGAAACGGTGAATGGGTTAAATAA
- a CDS encoding dUTP diphosphatase has translation MKIRGFELVSTFTDKNLLPKRETAHAAGYDLKVAVRTVIAPGEIVLVPTGVKAYMQPTEVLYLYDRSSNPRKKGLVLINSVGVIDGDYYGNTGNEGHIFAQMKNITDQEVVLEVGERVVQAVFAPFLIADGDMADGVRTGGFGSTGH, from the coding sequence ATGAAAATTCGTGGTTTTGAATTGGTTTCGACTTTTACAGATAAAAATTTATTGCCCAAGCGTGAGACAGCGCATGCGGCTGGTTACGATTTAAAGGTTGCTGTGCGTACAGTTATTGCGCCAGGAGAGATTGTATTGGTTCCGACAGGGGTTAAGGCTTATATGCAGCCGACTGAGGTTCTCTACCTTTATGATCGTTCTTCAAACCCTCGTAAGAAGGGCTTAGTTTTAATTAACTCGGTTGGGGTCATTGATGGGGATTATTATGGCAATACTGGGAATGAAGGGCATATTTTTGCTCAGATGAAGAATATTACAGATCAAGAAGTTGTTCTTGAAGTTGGGGAACGTGTGGTCCAGGCTGTCTTTGCTCCTTTCTTAATTGCAGATGGAGATATGGCTGATGGCGTTCGAACTGGTGGATTTGGATCGACCGGGCACTAG
- a CDS encoding N-acetylmuramoyl-L-alanine amidase family protein, translated as MRKTVTGILLATSVLAMATVQQVQAADAGGATTTTTSTVKEVRYATYKNGGPVNVKDALTGSAVTAESIQNHPEIENYIYTSSREENGIMYHMYAPKATDSNTNAGTQTNPYRQNNGTSNANGNNNQNGTGSNNNSGSTTNSNSPVKTVRFVEYKAGSDVPIDIKDPRTGSEASDTSHPTIANYEYVTGNLKDGILYHVYRSNTATNAGNNNQNQSTTTSGGQFKTENGKVYYIKDGKKVSGWQKIDDKTYYFEADGAMKKGLLTAGDKQYYLDEKDGVKKLGFVKVADKTYYFVEDGEKKTGFVKIDEKTYYVKEGVRLTGDITVDGKHYFLDEEGVLKQGIVMIDGKKFFIDSEGNRQAGWKKVEIDWYYFSKEDGMKTGWLKDGGKWYHFSAAGVMQKWWFKEGDTWYYLNGSGEMQTGWLQDGGTWYYLNGSGAMATGWAQVGGTWYYLNSSGAMKTGWLKQGGSWYYLDGSGAMKTGWFQVDGKWYYAYSSGALAVSTTVDGYYVNANGEWV; from the coding sequence ATGAGAAAAACAGTAACAGGTATCTTGCTAGCCACTTCTGTGCTAGCTATGGCGACAGTTCAACAAGTACAGGCAGCTGATGCAGGGGGAGCAACGACTACAACAACTTCTACGGTTAAAGAAGTCCGCTATGCAACATATAAAAATGGTGGACCTGTCAATGTCAAAGATGCACTAACAGGGTCTGCTGTGACAGCTGAATCTATTCAGAATCATCCTGAAATTGAAAATTATATCTATACTTCTAGTAGAGAAGAGAATGGTATTATGTATCATATGTATGCTCCAAAAGCTACTGATTCTAATACAAATGCTGGTACTCAAACCAATCCGTACCGTCAAAACAATGGCACTAGTAATGCTAATGGGAACAATAACCAAAATGGTACTGGTTCAAACAATAATAGTGGCTCAACAACAAATTCTAATTCTCCAGTAAAAACAGTTCGTTTTGTCGAATATAAAGCTGGTAGTGATGTTCCAATTGATATTAAAGATCCACGTACAGGATCTGAAGCATCAGACACAAGCCATCCAACAATTGCTAACTATGAGTATGTTACTGGTAATTTAAAAGATGGTATTCTTTATCATGTCTATCGTTCAAACACAGCTACTAATGCTGGTAACAACAACCAAAATCAATCTACAACGACAAGTGGCGGTCAGTTCAAAACAGAGAACGGAAAAGTCTACTATATCAAGGACGGTAAAAAGGTTAGCGGTTGGCAAAAAATCGATGATAAGACTTACTACTTTGAAGCTGATGGTGCTATGAAGAAAGGTCTATTGACTGCAGGTGATAAGCAATACTATCTAGATGAAAAAGATGGTGTTAAAAAGCTAGGCTTTGTAAAAGTTGCTGACAAGACTTATTATTTTGTAGAAGATGGTGAGAAGAAAACTGGTTTTGTTAAAATTGATGAGAAAACTTACTATGTCAAAGAAGGTGTCCGTCTAACTGGTGATATTACTGTTGATGGGAAACATTATTTTTTGGATGAGGAAGGTGTCCTTAAACAAGGGATTGTTATGATTGATGGTAAAAAATTCTTCATCGATAGCGAAGGAAATCGTCAGGCTGGCTGGAAGAAGGTCGAGATTGACTGGTACTATTTCTCTAAAGAAGATGGAATGAAGACTGGTTGGCTGAAAGATGGTGGTAAGTGGTATCATTTTAGTGCCGCAGGCGTGATGCAAAAATGGTGGTTTAAAGAAGGTGACACTTGGTACTACTTAAATGGTTCAGGCGAAATGCAAACTGGTTGGTTGCAAGATGGTGGCACATGGTATTATCTAAATGGTTCAGGTGCCATGGCGACAGGCTGGGCTCAAGTTGGTGGTACTTGGTACTACTTAAACAGTTCAGGTGCTATGAAAACTGGTTGGTTGAAACAAGGTGGTAGTTGGTATTATCTTGATGGTTCAGGCGCTATGAAGACTGGCTGGTTCCAAGTAGATGGCAAATGGTACTATGCTTATAGTTCAGGCGCCCTTGCAGTAAGCACTACAGTTGATGGTTATTACGTAAATGCTAACGGTGAGTGGGTTTAA
- the comW gene encoding sigma(X)-activator ComW yields MLQSIYDQMMDFYRNIEEEYGMFLGDNFDWEHVHFKFLIYYLVRYRIVSHRDFIVYHYRVAYRLYLEKLIMKQGFVA; encoded by the coding sequence ATGCTACAAAGTATTTATGATCAGATGATGGATTTTTATAGAAATATTGAAGAAGAGTATGGTATGTTCTTGGGTGATAATTTTGATTGGGAACATGTTCATTTTAAGTTTTTGATTTATTATCTTGTCCGATATCGTATTGTGAGTCATCGGGATTTTATTGTTTACCATTATCGTGTTGCTTATCGTTTGTATCTTGAAAAATTGATAATGAAACAGGGTTTTGTTGCTTGA
- a CDS encoding N-acetylmuramoyl-L-alanine amidase family protein, producing the protein MKNKKALALALASVTMASAAVLTSYSATTASSVSAEEVVYRTEWITVINGRSQERKTVFFEDGNQPISKHSTIEGFEFQRAYVEGGRKYYLFVEKGTKIEDYANDPDAPVSELNTQGYKTSDKDVKWRESAGNRYLYYKGNPVKGWASVDGKTYYFDSEGVMARGVIENTSERYYLDGQGVKKTGFIKVGEKTYYFVSDGARKTEIISENGKTYFVKDGVVTTGAHKVGAKWYFFAEDGTTKSGIVKDSAGKWYYITAEGERKTGLIKDAGDKYYYVTEEGERKFGEITVDGKTYFLTDDSDTKAGWNKVDNHWVYVNKEGKRQTGWLKDGGKWYYFNAEGVMQKWWIKDGNKWYYLNGSGEMQTGWLQDGGTWYYLNSSGAMETGWLQDGGAWYYLKGSGAMVTGWFQVGGKWYYAYSSGALAVSTTVDGYYVNANGEWV; encoded by the coding sequence ATGAAAAATAAAAAAGCTTTAGCTCTAGCTCTTGCTAGTGTTACAATGGCAAGTGCAGCAGTTTTGACAAGTTATTCTGCTACAACTGCTAGTTCAGTAAGTGCGGAAGAAGTTGTTTATAGAACTGAGTGGATCACAGTGATTAATGGTCGTTCACAAGAACGTAAAACAGTATTTTTTGAAGATGGGAATCAGCCGATCTCTAAACATTCGACAATTGAAGGCTTTGAATTTCAACGTGCCTATGTTGAAGGTGGAAGAAAATACTATTTGTTTGTTGAAAAAGGAACAAAAATAGAAGATTATGCAAATGATCCAGATGCTCCAGTGAGTGAGTTAAATACTCAGGGATATAAAACATCTGACAAGGACGTAAAATGGCGTGAGTCAGCAGGGAACCGTTATCTTTACTATAAAGGTAACCCAGTAAAAGGTTGGGCAAGTGTCGATGGTAAGACTTACTACTTTGATAGTGAAGGTGTTATGGCACGTGGTGTCATTGAAAACACATCTGAACGTTACTATCTAGACGGACAAGGTGTTAAGAAAACTGGTTTCATTAAAGTAGGAGAAAAAACCTATTATTTTGTATCAGATGGAGCTCGTAAGACAGAGATTATCTCTGAAAATGGAAAAACTTATTTTGTCAAAGATGGTGTTGTGACAACTGGAGCTCATAAGGTAGGTGCTAAATGGTATTTCTTTGCTGAAGATGGTACAACCAAGTCAGGTATTGTAAAAGACAGTGCTGGTAAATGGTATTACATCACAGCAGAAGGTGAACGTAAGACTGGTCTTATCAAGGATGCTGGAGATAAGTATTACTATGTTACTGAGGAAGGTGAGCGTAAGTTCGGTGAAATCACTGTTGATGGTAAAACGTACTTTTTGACAGATGATTCTGATACTAAAGCTGGCTGGAACAAAGTTGACAATCATTGGGTTTATGTTAATAAAGAAGGTAAACGTCAAACTGGTTGGCTTAAAGACGGTGGTAAATGGTACTACTTTAATGCTGAAGGCGTGATGCAAAAATGGTGGATCAAAGATGGTAACAAATGGTACTATCTAAATGGTTCAGGTGAAATGCAAACTGGCTGGTTGCAAGATGGTGGAACTTGGTACTACCTAAACAGCTCAGGTGCTATGGAAACTGGCTGGTTGCAAGATGGTGGTGCTTGGTACTACCTTAAAGGCTCAGGTGCCATGGTAACTGGTTGGTTCCAAGTAGGTGGTAAATGGTACTATGCTTATAGTTCAGGTGCCCTTGCAGTAAGCACTACAGTTGATGGCTATTATGTAAATGCCAACGGTGAATGGGTATAA